A part of Arachis hypogaea cultivar Tifrunner chromosome 12, arahy.Tifrunner.gnm2.J5K5, whole genome shotgun sequence genomic DNA contains:
- the LOC112727694 gene encoding uncharacterized protein isoform X1 — protein sequence MLLSWELVLEPLMELLCLVIFTSCDIEINAFAMTQWNRLLILCCSLLSHKSPGSPKLPLTIVVPSSSLHSSRCRCLLLPGVAESLCGVAASPLSEASPLLHGVLASPLFCFYLVASASLSWLIIDCASLHWPFVGCHLWKTMLKGKSTFIKVKLLRANVTE from the exons ATGTTGCTCTCATGGGAGCTGGTATTGGAACCATTGATGGAGCTGCTGTGTTTAGTGATTTTCACGAGTTGTGACATCGAG ATAAATGCTTTTGCCATGACACAATGGAACAGATTGTTGATTCTTTG TTGTAGTCTCTTATCTCACAAGTCACCAGGAAGCCCCAAATTGCCACTCACCATCGTCGTACCATCATCATCGCTGCATTCTTCCCGGTGTCGCTGCCTCCTTCTTCCCGGTGTCGCTGAGTCTCTCTGCGGCGTCGCTGCTTCTCCCCTCTCCGAGGCTTCACCGCTTCTCCACGGCGTCCTTGCTTCTCCCCTGTTCTGTTTCTACCTCGTTGCTTCTGCTTCACTGTCTTGGCTGATTATAGATTGTGCTTCGCTGCATTGGCCGTTTGTGGGTTGTCATCTGTG gAAAACTATGTTGAAGGGGAAATCGACCTTCATTAAGGTCAAACTTTTAAGAGCAAATGTTACAGAGTAA
- the LOC112727694 gene encoding uncharacterized protein isoform X2, which yields MTQWNRLLILCCSLLSHKSPGSPKLPLTIVVPSSSLHSSRCRCLLLPGVAESLCGVAASPLSEASPLLHGVLASPLFCFYLVASASLSWLIIDCASLHWPFVGCHLWKTMLKGKSTFIKVKLLRANVTE from the exons ATGACACAATGGAACAGATTGTTGATTCTTTG TTGTAGTCTCTTATCTCACAAGTCACCAGGAAGCCCCAAATTGCCACTCACCATCGTCGTACCATCATCATCGCTGCATTCTTCCCGGTGTCGCTGCCTCCTTCTTCCCGGTGTCGCTGAGTCTCTCTGCGGCGTCGCTGCTTCTCCCCTCTCCGAGGCTTCACCGCTTCTCCACGGCGTCCTTGCTTCTCCCCTGTTCTGTTTCTACCTCGTTGCTTCTGCTTCACTGTCTTGGCTGATTATAGATTGTGCTTCGCTGCATTGGCCGTTTGTGGGTTGTCATCTGTG gAAAACTATGTTGAAGGGGAAATCGACCTTCATTAAGGTCAAACTTTTAAGAGCAAATGTTACAGAGTAA